One region of Paucibacter aquatile genomic DNA includes:
- a CDS encoding M16 family metallopeptidase, producing the protein MSVSPSSPLALHAAQAPRLATLANGLRTVTIPMPWRQTVSLSVFIRTGSLHESARLNGISHVVEHMAFKGTATRDCQRINLDAEALGAEVNAHTDKDHTAFHIEGLPGDLPAFVDWLADIVLNSSFPAEELERERRVIEQEFSEFEDDPTSVAFQLLDRACYGARHAAGRPIIGSRANILRFSREDLLAYAQAQYTACNVVVAVAGPVDGEAFTRRVEHAFGAMPTGQPNALTAPLWQGGLKARRLAGSGQCQVLLGFEAPSLGERLDSAEHLPHVLAASLLGEGMSSPLLDEIRERRGLAYHVACSADILPLYGQFLIEGATAPAQAEEFLQAVQQLLQRQADGPLDPVALARARKQLQMRALRALEQPARRMEGAAQELFHFGQLRDATEAMAQLQAVTPAQVQKVLEGLLRPNRPRPAVALAGSVPQRARACAEALFS; encoded by the coding sequence ATGTCTGTCTCGCCCTCCTCGCCCCTTGCCCTGCACGCTGCGCAGGCACCGCGCCTCGCCACCCTGGCTAACGGCCTGCGCACGGTCACCATCCCCATGCCCTGGCGCCAAACGGTCAGCCTGAGCGTGTTCATCCGCACCGGCAGCCTGCACGAGAGCGCGCGCCTGAACGGCATCAGCCATGTGGTCGAGCACATGGCCTTCAAGGGCACGGCCACGCGCGACTGCCAGCGCATCAACCTCGATGCCGAGGCCCTGGGCGCCGAGGTCAATGCCCACACCGACAAGGACCACACGGCCTTTCACATCGAAGGCCTGCCGGGCGATCTGCCGGCCTTTGTCGACTGGCTGGCCGACATCGTGCTCAACAGCAGCTTCCCGGCCGAGGAGCTGGAACGTGAGCGGCGCGTGATCGAACAGGAGTTCAGCGAGTTCGAGGACGACCCGACCAGCGTCGCCTTCCAGCTGCTGGACCGGGCCTGCTACGGCGCCCGCCATGCCGCCGGCCGCCCCATCATCGGCAGCCGCGCCAACATCCTGCGCTTCAGCCGCGAGGACTTGCTGGCCTACGCCCAGGCCCAGTACACCGCCTGCAATGTGGTGGTGGCGGTGGCCGGGCCAGTGGACGGCGAGGCCTTCACCCGGCGGGTGGAACACGCCTTCGGCGCCATGCCCACCGGCCAGCCCAATGCCTTGACGGCGCCGCTCTGGCAGGGCGGGCTCAAGGCCCGGCGCCTGGCTGGCAGCGGCCAGTGCCAGGTCTTGCTGGGCTTCGAAGCGCCCAGCCTGGGCGAACGCCTGGACAGCGCCGAGCACCTGCCCCATGTGCTGGCCGCCTCACTGCTGGGCGAGGGCATGAGCTCGCCCCTGCTGGATGAGATCCGCGAGCGCCGCGGCCTGGCCTACCACGTGGCCTGCTCGGCCGACATCCTGCCGCTCTACGGCCAGTTCCTGATCGAGGGCGCCACCGCGCCGGCCCAGGCCGAGGAGTTCTTGCAGGCCGTGCAGCAACTGCTGCAGCGCCAGGCTGACGGCCCGCTGGACCCGGTGGCCCTGGCGCGCGCCCGCAAGCAGCTGCAGATGCGTGCCCTGCGCGCGCTGGAGCAGCCGGCGCGGCGCATGGAGGGCGCCGCCCAGGAGCTGTTCCACTTCGGCCAGCTGCGCGATGCCACGGAGGCCATGGCCCAGCTGCAAGCGGTCACGCCGGCCCAGGTGCAGAAGGTGCTCGAGGGCCTGCTGAGGCCGAACCGACCGCGCCCGGCCGTGGCCCTGGCGGGCAGCGTTCCGCAGCGCGCACGCGCCTGCGCCGAAGCGCTGTTTTCCTGA
- a CDS encoding TetR/AcrR family transcriptional regulator, producing the protein MKHPPSSHPAAPEAQKPEAEVSPVRERLLRAAKTCFLTEDYHQVSTRRIAELAQANVSMIRYYFGSKEGLYEEMIRATLNPLLEVLDQDLLATPEGFGAYLKLYYDTMLRAPEFPRLILRVLALRQGPGRRFVQQLLERGRQRGAQRVQGLKQQGLALADLDPDLVRMAFVSLAMTPLLLRELFEEQMERPMDASFLDALAAFNGRLLSAGLSTGRVAAATEAGP; encoded by the coding sequence ATGAAACACCCACCCTCTTCCCACCCCGCCGCGCCTGAGGCCCAGAAGCCCGAAGCCGAGGTCAGCCCCGTGCGCGAGCGCCTGCTGCGCGCCGCCAAGACCTGCTTTCTGACCGAGGACTACCACCAGGTCAGCACCCGCCGCATCGCCGAGCTGGCGCAGGCCAATGTCTCCATGATCCGCTACTACTTCGGCAGCAAGGAGGGGCTGTACGAAGAGATGATCCGCGCCACCCTGAACCCGCTGCTGGAGGTGCTGGATCAGGACCTGTTGGCCACGCCCGAGGGCTTTGGCGCCTACCTCAAGCTCTATTACGACACCATGCTGCGTGCGCCCGAGTTTCCGCGCCTGATCCTGCGCGTGCTGGCCTTGCGCCAGGGCCCGGGCCGGCGCTTTGTGCAACAGCTGCTGGAGCGCGGCCGGCAACGCGGCGCCCAGCGTGTGCAAGGCCTCAAGCAGCAAGGCCTGGCCCTGGCCGACCTGGACCCCGATCTGGTGCGCATGGCCTTTGTCAGCCTGGCCATGACGCCGCTGCTGCTGCGCGAGTTGTTTGAGGAGCAGATGGAGCGCCCCATGGACGCCAGCTTTCTGGACGCCCTGGCCGCCTTCAATGGCCGCCTGCTCAGCGCCGGCCTGTCCACCGGCCGTGTGGCCGCCGCGACGGAGGCCGGCCCATGA
- a CDS encoding VOC family protein produces MPPLKFSHIDILVHDLERACAYYAHLFAAQVSQTQLWSRDGLRVRYAIVRMGEGGERFMLVQPEAGPLRELLDRQGEGTIYRHCYSTPDIEAAYDTLLARGVQPEDELGRPLAREQLHNPSGARILWLPRRFGHFSIELLQADELERFIEQAFASPPPGAAR; encoded by the coding sequence ATGCCGCCTCTGAAGTTCAGCCACATCGACATCCTGGTCCACGACCTGGAGCGCGCCTGCGCCTACTACGCCCATCTCTTCGCGGCTCAGGTCTCGCAAACCCAGCTCTGGTCGCGCGACGGCCTGCGGGTGCGCTACGCCATCGTGCGCATGGGCGAGGGCGGTGAGCGATTCATGCTGGTGCAACCGGAGGCCGGGCCCTTGCGCGAGCTGCTGGATCGCCAGGGCGAAGGCACGATCTACCGCCACTGCTACAGCACGCCCGATATCGAGGCGGCCTACGACACCTTGCTGGCCCGCGGCGTGCAACCCGAGGACGAACTGGGCCGGCCGCTGGCCCGCGAACAGCTGCACAACCCCAGCGGTGCCCGCATCCTCTGGCTGCCGCGTCGCTTCGGTCATTTCTCCATCGAGCTGCTGCAGGCCGACGAGCTGGAGCGCTTCATCGAGCAGGCCTTTGCTTCACCCCCGCCCGGCGCTGCCCGCTGA
- a CDS encoding helix-turn-helix transcriptional regulator, translating into MAVGQPSTQPIANQIRRLRFEHGEMTQEALAKAVGITRQTVIALEGLRYAPSLELAMKIAEVFGKRVDEVFFRQAGD; encoded by the coding sequence ATGGCCGTCGGTCAACCGTCCACCCAGCCCATCGCCAACCAGATCCGCCGCCTGCGTTTCGAGCATGGCGAGATGACGCAGGAAGCCCTGGCCAAGGCCGTGGGCATCACCCGCCAGACCGTGATTGCCCTGGAGGGCCTGCGTTATGCGCCCTCGCTGGAGCTGGCCATGAAGATCGCCGAGGTCTTCGGCAAGCGGGTGGATGAGGTGTTTTTCCGCCAAGCCGGGGATTGA
- a CDS encoding methyltransferase, with translation MSAATTSAQAPRLARPGPARAARLFARLMRAVQGLQAWTAGLTPAPFRLVQIGSAYWQSRALGLAAELDVAEQLGEATLPIEALAARCQAAPELLQRLLRVLAALGVFEEPRPGQWRNNKGSAPLRAGRPDSVRELVLLHQRPEMRAAWFDSLGPALRQGRCAYALSHGRPLFEHMERQPALEHAFARAMAQVEGLTGAPWVQALDWQRFEHLIDLGGSVGDKALTLLMQHPRLHATVVDRPATVRAAQLLAAGETEPQRLRARERLRFLAADLRQEPPPAARSATEVYWLSALLHGLSDADALQLLRGVAQAAAPAGATVLVMEVVRPEQHPGLAIAGMDLQMAVCTEGRERSLREWQALFEQAGLSLCERVPLPSLAEILVLRPAT, from the coding sequence ATGAGCGCCGCCACAACCTCTGCGCAAGCGCCCCGCCTGGCCCGCCCCGGCCCGGCGCGCGCCGCGCGCCTGTTCGCCCGCCTCATGCGGGCTGTGCAAGGCCTGCAAGCCTGGACTGCCGGCCTGACACCCGCGCCTTTTCGCCTGGTGCAGATTGGCTCGGCCTACTGGCAATCGCGCGCCCTGGGCCTGGCGGCCGAGCTCGATGTGGCCGAGCAGCTGGGTGAGGCCACGCTGCCCATCGAAGCCCTGGCCGCGCGCTGCCAGGCAGCGCCCGAGCTGCTGCAGCGTCTGCTGCGTGTGCTGGCCGCCCTGGGCGTGTTCGAGGAACCGCGCCCCGGCCAGTGGCGCAACAACAAGGGCTCGGCGCCGCTGCGTGCCGGCCGGCCCGACAGCGTGCGCGAGCTGGTCTTGCTGCACCAGCGGCCCGAGATGCGCGCCGCCTGGTTCGACAGCCTGGGCCCGGCCCTGCGGCAAGGGCGCTGCGCCTACGCCCTGAGCCACGGCCGCCCCTTGTTCGAGCACATGGAGCGACAGCCCGCGCTGGAGCACGCCTTCGCCCGTGCCATGGCCCAGGTCGAGGGCCTGACCGGCGCGCCCTGGGTGCAAGCCCTGGACTGGCAGCGCTTCGAGCACCTGATCGACCTTGGCGGCAGCGTCGGCGACAAGGCACTGACCCTGCTGATGCAGCACCCGCGCCTGCATGCCACCGTGGTGGACCGCCCGGCCACGGTGCGCGCCGCGCAGCTGCTGGCCGCGGGAGAGACCGAGCCGCAGCGCCTGCGCGCCCGCGAGCGCCTGCGCTTCCTCGCGGCCGACCTGCGCCAGGAGCCGCCGCCCGCGGCCCGCAGCGCGACCGAGGTCTACTGGCTGAGTGCGCTGTTGCACGGCCTGTCGGACGCCGACGCGCTGCAGCTGCTGCGCGGCGTGGCCCAAGCCGCCGCCCCGGCCGGCGCCACGGTGCTGGTGATGGAGGTGGTGCGGCCGGAGCAGCATCCGGGCCTGGCGATTGCCGGCATGGACCTGCAGATGGCCGTCTGCACCGAGGGCCGCGAGCGCAGCCTGCGCGAATGGCAGGCCCTGTTCGAACAGGCCGGCCTGAGCCTGTGCGAGCGGGTGCCCCTGCCCAGCCTGGCCGAGATCCTCGTACTTCGGCCTGCGACTTGA
- a CDS encoding acyl-CoA thioester hydrolase/BAAT C-terminal domain-containing protein: MEMTRMLLKPWRVMLPMLLLAQGLGAVWAGAAEAASPQPGTARAPWPAHHGQVQSQLYLGEAESSRKRPLLVALGGAEGGNAWAGPRAEAMRQRFLADGYAVLALAYFGLPGIPAQLDRIDLQGVREAIVKAAHSSPQIEPRCIAVIGGSKGAELALLLASRSPEIKAVAAVVPGSAVFVGHTESFDTSSFSDQGEELPFVPLSEAAVPALIAGDKRKVFDLMMQDSAAMARARIPVERINGPVFFLSATQDELWDSKAMSEQMMATLQRSGFAHAHAHTAIEGGHSAPMRKLNLARDFLNTHFLPRVAGGCAR, from the coding sequence ATGGAGATGACGAGGATGTTGCTCAAGCCCTGGCGTGTGATGCTGCCGATGCTGCTGCTGGCACAGGGGCTCGGCGCTGTGTGGGCCGGAGCGGCCGAAGCGGCCTCGCCGCAGCCCGGCACTGCGCGAGCGCCCTGGCCCGCTCATCACGGCCAGGTGCAGAGCCAGCTCTACCTTGGCGAGGCCGAGTCCTCGCGAAAGCGCCCCTTGCTCGTGGCCCTGGGTGGCGCCGAGGGCGGCAATGCCTGGGCCGGCCCGCGCGCCGAGGCCATGCGCCAACGTTTCCTGGCCGACGGCTATGCCGTGCTGGCGCTCGCCTATTTCGGTCTGCCAGGCATCCCGGCCCAGCTCGATCGCATCGATCTGCAAGGCGTGCGTGAAGCCATCGTCAAAGCCGCACACAGCAGCCCGCAGATCGAGCCGCGCTGCATCGCCGTGATCGGTGGCTCCAAGGGCGCGGAGCTGGCCCTGCTGCTGGCCAGCCGCAGCCCCGAGATCAAGGCCGTGGCCGCCGTGGTGCCGGGCAGCGCCGTGTTTGTCGGCCACACCGAGAGCTTTGACACCAGCTCCTTCAGTGACCAGGGCGAGGAGCTGCCCTTTGTGCCGCTGAGCGAGGCTGCGGTACCGGCCCTGATCGCCGGCGACAAGCGCAAGGTCTTCGATCTGATGATGCAGGACAGCGCCGCCATGGCCCGCGCGCGCATCCCGGTCGAGCGCATCAACGGCCCGGTCTTTTTCCTCTCGGCCACGCAGGACGAACTCTGGGATTCCAAAGCCATGTCCGAGCAGATGATGGCCACCCTGCAGCGCAGCGGCTTTGCTCATGCGCATGCGCACACTGCCATCGAGGGCGGCCACAGCGCACCGATGCGGAAGTTGAACCTGGCGCGGGACTTTCTGAACACGCATTTTTTGCCGCGGGTGGCGGGGGGGTGTGCGCGCTGA
- the thiL gene encoding thiamine-phosphate kinase, whose amino-acid sequence MGEFDLIQRYFKSQSHPSADAVPVGIGDDCAVINPTPGMQWLVSSDMLVEGRHFLSTVAPERLGHKALAVNLSDLAACGATPRAFTLALSLPRVDETFLSGFARGLFALAQAHDIALVGGDTTAGPLNICITVMGEVPRGQALLRSGARVGDDVYVSGQTLGDARLALEVFRGQASLASAAEFEQVRRAMECPQPRAQLGLALRGVAHSAIDVSDGLLGDLGHILKASGVGARLDVDALPRSAVLAGQDLALQREYGLAGGDDYELVFTAPSDAAGRAAVAAAAAASGTPVQRIGAIEAEPGLRLHDAAGLALSAAAFSSFDHFKTP is encoded by the coding sequence ATGGGCGAATTCGATCTGATCCAGCGCTATTTCAAAAGCCAGAGCCACCCCTCGGCCGATGCCGTGCCGGTGGGCATCGGCGATGACTGCGCCGTCATCAACCCGACGCCGGGCATGCAGTGGCTGGTGTCCAGCGACATGCTGGTCGAGGGGCGGCATTTCCTGTCCACCGTGGCGCCGGAGCGCTTGGGGCACAAGGCGCTGGCGGTCAATCTCAGCGATCTGGCGGCCTGTGGCGCCACGCCGCGGGCCTTCACGCTGGCGCTGAGCCTGCCGCGGGTGGACGAAACGTTTCTGAGCGGTTTTGCCCGGGGCCTGTTCGCGCTGGCGCAGGCACATGACATTGCCCTGGTCGGCGGCGACACCACGGCCGGGCCGCTGAACATCTGCATCACGGTCATGGGCGAGGTGCCGCGCGGCCAAGCCCTGCTGCGCAGCGGCGCGCGGGTGGGCGATGACGTCTACGTTTCCGGCCAGACCCTGGGCGATGCGCGGCTGGCGCTGGAGGTGTTTCGCGGCCAGGCGAGCCTGGCTTCGGCCGCCGAGTTCGAGCAGGTGCGGCGCGCCATGGAATGCCCGCAGCCACGGGCGCAGCTGGGCCTGGCGCTGCGCGGCGTGGCGCACAGCGCCATCGATGTGTCCGATGGTTTGCTGGGCGATCTCGGCCACATCCTCAAGGCCTCGGGCGTGGGCGCCCGGCTGGACGTGGACGCCCTGCCGCGCAGCGCCGTGCTGGCGGGGCAAGACCTGGCCCTGCAGCGCGAGTACGGTCTTGCGGGTGGCGACGATTACGAGCTGGTGTTCACTGCGCCCAGCGATGCGGCCGGGCGTGCGGCGGTGGCGGCTGCTGCGGCGGCCAGCGGCACGCCGGTGCAGCGCATCGGCGCCATCGAGGCCGAGCCGGGCCTGCGTTTGCACGATGCCGCCGGCCTGGCCTTGTCCGCGGCGGCCTTCAGCAGCTTTGACCATTTCAAAACCCCATGA
- a CDS encoding phosphatidylglycerophosphatase A family protein, protein MSDPSASLTAPLVPRRATARFMFPNPAHWIALGFGSGLSPKAPGTVGTLWAWLAFLAFNPWMSDRSWAWLLAGGTLVGWWACTMTARHLATPDPGAIVWDEVLAFWLVLWLVMPAGFWGQAVAFGLFRYFDAAKPGPVRWADQLFKGERGKAVSWAQGFGILFDDFVAAGCTLVVIALWRAFMA, encoded by the coding sequence ATGAGCGACCCTTCCGCCTCCCTCACCGCGCCCCTGGTGCCGCGCCGGGCCACGGCCCGTTTCATGTTCCCCAACCCGGCGCATTGGATCGCCCTGGGCTTCGGCAGCGGCCTTTCGCCCAAGGCGCCGGGCACGGTGGGCACGCTCTGGGCCTGGCTGGCCTTTCTGGCGTTCAACCCCTGGATGAGCGACCGCAGCTGGGCCTGGCTGCTGGCTGGCGGCACCCTGGTGGGCTGGTGGGCTTGCACCATGACGGCTCGCCATCTGGCAACACCTGACCCCGGCGCCATCGTCTGGGATGAGGTGCTGGCCTTCTGGCTGGTGCTGTGGCTGGTGATGCCGGCGGGTTTCTGGGGCCAGGCGGTGGCCTTCGGCCTGTTCCGCTACTTCGATGCCGCCAAGCCAGGGCCGGTGCGCTGGGCCGACCAGCTCTTCAAGGGCGAGCGTGGCAAAGCTGTCAGCTGGGCCCAGGGTTTCGGCATCTTGTTTGACGATTTCGTCGCCGCCGGATGTACGCTTGTCGTGATCGCGCTGTGGCGCGCATTCATGGCTTGA
- a CDS encoding ligand-binding sensor domain-containing diguanylate cyclase yields the protein MLFTFRGASCARLLPPSLGQALFLLLLTTLTTLLLAHGSAGAWAGNSPLEVQFRSVAVPQNTVPSLAQDRAGFIWVATTQGLTRYDGYRLRPIERDGDTKAQRNLGWVRALSPSRDGRMWIGTEFLGLMAFDPAQDRVEAMSPPAPATGPALTIRSPIRALAEDAQGQVWVGTLGQGLLRYRPATRQFEAQDLRWQGEPEARVLALRVAQDGVVWVGHWRGLARQRPGGGWESVPLPELPAGAPVLALAEDRAGRLWLGTQDGRLGVVEQGRLCWVQRLGSPVQALAVASDGRLWVGSKTGLLWVNPASGEIEAHLRHDPRRLSGLAGNDVSALLRDASGAMWVSGYGLGLQRHQHHPALAVRGPDSQASGPLTEPDVRALLRLRNGEVLAPTQRGPVVRLDGRPGRELATLGVWPRERGSVVESLAEAPDGSLWMASAGRLEHRSAQGRLLRDWPLDGGRAQRLLLRASGEVWLGMQEGLYRLPDATAPALLRVALVGGQALHGGVHALIEAPPAAGTAAAQPQLWVGGQQGLFREPAGGLPGQLEPVPQSPGESLASPIVMGLLQARDGSLWLDTPVAGLHRLRGWDAEGRARFDRIGERLGTEGVFGGNLHEDSRGRIWSQLAVYDPKTDRIDHFGLGEGAAFGSFWFFASTELPGGALLFGGSRGLLQVRPELFEPATGAPPLVISALRVNGQAYSPPPADPARPADASANPLAVKDPQRGLLKGLQLPAGTRTFSVEFAGLDYADPGRLRYQYRLQGLDSDWTSVDPGARSPSFGPLQPGRYALQMRVSAHPTLWGPTQLELPIELLPAWWQTVWARLGFGAAVLLAVWGFVRWRTRLLRQREAELQALVDERTAKLREASLTDALTGLRNRRYLELRLQDDLRLCLRRFEAGEASLLPGPDSDLVLMLLDLDHFKRINDVHGHAAGDAVLVTLAERLRHVFRTTDSLVRWGGEEVLVLVRETSREDAADLAARACAAVREQPFDIGFGQTVAVTVSIGFAAFPLDPQRPRAWDWPATLGLADAALYAAKAQGRDGYLGAVEAQDLTPAEVPRDLSLWRDEPRLRLRESGMAQRPPSL from the coding sequence ATGCTGTTCACTTTCCGCGGCGCGTCCTGTGCGCGCCTGCTGCCCCCCTCGCTGGGCCAGGCGCTGTTCTTGCTGCTCTTGACGACCTTGACGACGCTGCTGCTTGCGCACGGGAGTGCCGGGGCCTGGGCGGGCAATTCGCCGCTGGAGGTGCAGTTCCGCAGCGTGGCCGTGCCGCAAAACACCGTGCCCAGCCTGGCCCAGGACCGTGCCGGCTTCATCTGGGTGGCCACCACCCAGGGCTTGACCCGCTACGACGGCTATCGCCTGCGCCCCATCGAACGTGACGGCGACACCAAGGCCCAGCGCAACCTCGGCTGGGTCCGTGCGCTCAGCCCCAGCCGCGATGGCCGCATGTGGATCGGCACCGAGTTTCTGGGCCTGATGGCCTTCGACCCCGCCCAAGACCGTGTCGAAGCCATGTCGCCGCCGGCGCCGGCCACCGGCCCGGCGCTGACCATCCGTTCACCGATACGGGCTTTGGCCGAAGACGCGCAGGGCCAGGTCTGGGTCGGCACCCTGGGTCAGGGTCTGCTGCGCTACCGCCCAGCCACGCGCCAGTTCGAAGCGCAGGACCTGCGGTGGCAGGGCGAGCCCGAGGCGCGCGTGCTGGCCCTGCGCGTGGCGCAGGACGGCGTGGTCTGGGTCGGCCACTGGCGAGGCCTGGCCCGGCAGCGGCCGGGGGGCGGGTGGGAGTCGGTGCCCCTGCCCGAGCTGCCCGCCGGCGCGCCGGTGCTGGCGCTGGCCGAAGACCGCGCCGGCCGGCTCTGGCTGGGCACGCAGGACGGCCGGCTCGGTGTGGTCGAGCAAGGCCGGCTGTGCTGGGTGCAGCGCCTGGGCAGCCCGGTGCAGGCCCTGGCCGTGGCCAGTGACGGCCGGCTCTGGGTGGGCAGCAAGACCGGCCTGCTCTGGGTGAACCCTGCCAGCGGTGAGATCGAAGCCCATCTGCGCCACGACCCGCGGCGCCTTAGCGGCCTGGCGGGCAATGACGTCAGCGCCTTGCTCCGCGATGCCAGCGGCGCGATGTGGGTCAGCGGTTACGGCCTGGGCCTGCAACGCCACCAGCACCACCCGGCCCTGGCCGTGCGCGGCCCCGATTCGCAGGCCAGCGGTCCGCTGACTGAACCCGATGTGCGCGCCCTGCTGCGTTTGCGCAATGGCGAGGTGCTGGCTCCCACCCAGCGCGGCCCCGTGGTGCGACTGGACGGCCGGCCGGGCCGGGAGCTGGCCACGCTGGGCGTCTGGCCGCGCGAGCGCGGCAGCGTGGTCGAATCCCTGGCCGAAGCGCCCGATGGCAGCCTCTGGATGGCCTCGGCGGGCCGGCTCGAGCACCGCTCCGCCCAGGGGCGGCTGCTGCGCGATTGGCCGCTCGATGGCGGCCGTGCCCAGCGCCTGCTGCTGCGCGCCAGCGGCGAGGTCTGGCTGGGCATGCAGGAGGGCTTGTACCGCCTGCCCGATGCCACGGCGCCGGCCCTGCTGCGCGTGGCCTTGGTGGGCGGGCAGGCCTTGCACGGGGGGGTCCATGCCTTGATCGAGGCACCGCCTGCAGCAGGCACTGCCGCAGCGCAGCCGCAGCTGTGGGTGGGCGGCCAGCAGGGCTTGTTCCGCGAGCCGGCCGGCGGCCTGCCGGGTCAGCTGGAGCCGGTGCCGCAGTCGCCCGGTGAATCCTTGGCCAGCCCCATCGTCATGGGCCTGCTGCAGGCCCGCGATGGCAGCTTGTGGCTGGACACGCCGGTGGCCGGCCTGCACCGCCTGCGCGGCTGGGATGCCGAGGGCCGGGCCCGCTTCGACCGCATTGGCGAACGCCTGGGCACCGAGGGCGTGTTCGGCGGCAATCTCCATGAGGACTCGCGTGGCCGCATCTGGAGCCAGCTGGCCGTCTACGACCCCAAGACCGACCGCATCGACCACTTCGGTCTGGGCGAGGGTGCAGCCTTTGGCAGCTTCTGGTTCTTCGCCAGCACCGAGCTGCCGGGCGGCGCCCTGCTGTTCGGCGGCAGCCGCGGCCTGCTGCAGGTGCGGCCCGAGCTGTTCGAGCCCGCCACCGGCGCGCCGCCCCTGGTGATCAGCGCCTTGCGCGTCAATGGCCAGGCCTACTCGCCGCCGCCGGCTGATCCGGCGCGGCCCGCCGATGCATCAGCCAATCCGCTGGCCGTCAAAGACCCCCAGCGCGGCCTGCTCAAAGGCTTGCAGCTGCCCGCCGGCACGCGCACCTTCAGCGTCGAATTCGCCGGCCTGGACTATGCCGACCCCGGCCGCCTGCGCTACCAGTACCGCCTGCAGGGCCTGGACAGCGACTGGACCAGCGTCGACCCGGGTGCCCGCAGCCCCAGTTTCGGCCCCCTGCAGCCAGGGCGTTATGCCTTGCAGATGCGGGTCAGCGCCCATCCCACGCTCTGGGGCCCCACCCAGCTGGAGCTGCCCATCGAGCTGCTGCCGGCCTGGTGGCAGACCGTCTGGGCGCGCCTGGGCTTCGGGGCGGCGGTCTTGCTGGCGGTGTGGGGGTTTGTGCGCTGGCGCACCCGGCTCTTGCGCCAGCGTGAGGCCGAGCTGCAAGCCCTGGTGGACGAGCGCACGGCCAAGCTGCGCGAGGCCAGCCTCACCGATGCGCTGACGGGCTTGCGCAACCGCCGCTATCTGGAGCTGCGCCTGCAGGATGATCTGCGCCTGTGCCTGCGCCGCTTCGAGGCCGGGGAAGCCAGCCTGCTGCCCGGCCCCGACAGCGACTTGGTGCTGATGCTGCTGGACCTCGATCATTTCAAGCGCATCAACGATGTGCATGGTCACGCCGCTGGCGACGCTGTGCTGGTGACCCTGGCCGAGCGCCTGCGCCACGTCTTCCGCACCACCGACTCTCTGGTGCGCTGGGGGGGCGAAGAGGTGCTGGTGCTGGTGCGCGAAACCAGCCGCGAGGATGCGGCCGATCTGGCTGCGCGTGCGTGTGCCGCCGTTCGCGAGCAGCCCTTCGACATTGGCTTTGGCCAGACGGTGGCGGTCACCGTGTCCATCGGCTTTGCAGCCTTCCCGCTCGACCCGCAGCGCCCGCGCGCCTGGGACTGGCCGGCCACGCTGGGCCTGGCCGACGCGGCGCTGTACGCCGCCAAGGCGCAGGGCCGCGATGGCTATCTGGGCGCCGTCGAGGCGCAGGACCTGACGCCGGCCGAAGTGCCGCGCGACCTGAGCCTGTGGCGCGATGAACCGCGCTTGCGCCTGCGTGAAAGCGGCATGGCGCAACGTCCGCCCAGCCTGTAG
- a CDS encoding CinA family protein: MLFPEEQELIDRIAVALIQRRERLGTAESCTGGLIAAACTSLSGSSQWFERGVVSYSNESKTELLGVPAALIGLHGSVSGEVALHMARGLLAHAPIDWALAVTGIAGPTGGSADKPVGTVWLALVHGCQVTKVWQEHFSGDRHAVRIATLRAGLMALCEALEDKDQ, encoded by the coding sequence ATGCTGTTTCCTGAAGAGCAAGAGCTGATCGACCGCATTGCCGTGGCCTTGATCCAGCGCCGCGAGCGCCTGGGCACGGCGGAGTCCTGCACCGGCGGCCTGATTGCCGCGGCTTGCACCAGCCTGTCGGGTTCCAGCCAGTGGTTCGAGCGCGGCGTAGTCAGCTACAGCAATGAATCCAAGACCGAATTGCTGGGCGTGCCGGCGGCGCTGATCGGCCTGCATGGCTCGGTCAGCGGCGAGGTGGCCCTGCACATGGCGCGCGGCCTGCTGGCCCATGCGCCGATCGACTGGGCCCTGGCCGTCACCGGCATTGCCGGCCCCACCGGCGGCAGCGCCGACAAGCCCGTGGGCACGGTCTGGCTGGCCCTGGTCCACGGCTGCCAAGTCACCAAGGTCTGGCAGGAGCATTTCAGCGGCGACCGCCATGCCGTGCGTATCGCCACCTTGCGCGCCGGCTTGATGGCCTTGTGCGAGGCGCTGGAGGACAAGGATCAATGA